The following proteins are encoded in a genomic region of Sphingopyxis sp. YF1:
- a CDS encoding response regulator: protein MSKSCLVVDDSKVIRKVARHILESMAFSVEEAADGQEALTFCRANRPDVILLDWNMPVMSGMEFLGAFNDLDYGHEERPRVVFCTTENSIDHIRTAIEAGADEYVMKPFDRETLEGKLQLVGVA, encoded by the coding sequence ATGTCGAAATCCTGTCTGGTTGTCGATGACAGCAAAGTGATCCGCAAGGTCGCGCGTCATATACTGGAAAGCATGGCCTTTTCGGTCGAAGAGGCGGCCGACGGACAGGAGGCGCTGACCTTTTGCCGCGCCAATCGTCCCGACGTGATCCTGCTCGACTGGAACATGCCGGTGATGAGCGGGATGGAGTTTCTCGGCGCGTTCAATGACCTCGACTACGGGCATGAGGAACGGCCGCGGGTCGTCTTCTGCACCACCGAGAACAGTATCGACCATATCCGCACCGCGATCGAGGCGGGGGCCGACGAATATGTGATGAAGCCGTTCGACCGCGAAACGCTCGAAGGGAAGTTGCAGCTCGTCGGCGTCGCCTGA